In Labilithrix sp., a single genomic region encodes these proteins:
- the carB gene encoding carbamoyl-phosphate synthase large subunit — protein MPRRQDIEKILVIGAGPIIIGQACEFDYSGTQGAKALKEEGYQVVLVNSNPATIMTDPGMADRTYVEPLEWRTLEAIIEREKPNAVLPTLGGQTALNLALALEEKGVLKKHGVEMLGARPESIAKAEDRALFKAAMEKIGLTCPKAGVAHSVEEAWAIVKDTGFPAILRPSFTMGGSGGGIAKDDSEFEAKVAWALAQSPTREVLIEESVLGWKEFELEVIRDKADNFIVVCSIENIDPMGVHTGDSITVAPAMTLTDKEYQRLRDAARAVMTEIGVETGGSNVQFAVNPADGKFHVIEMNPRVSRSSALASKATGYPIAKVAAKLAVGYTLDELENDITRTSAAFEPVIDYVVVKWPRFAFEKFPGADPTLGTQMKSVGEAMSIGRTFCEALQKAARSLETARDGLVSLVGRVDYRVLAQPRKQRDLAMEAAEIEAPKTLPPPSQEELLKALRTVVPIPTADRLFYVFDAMRAGIGAKEIHDLTKIDPWFLAQFERLVRAEKAIAAGELGPAQMARYKRLGFSDAHVAKLAGKTADEVRASRKETKTAPVYARVDTCAAEFVAHTPYMYSTYESESEAKAHEAKKEKVVILGGGPNRIGQGIEFDYCCVHAVQAIRELGYETVMVNCNPETVSTDYDTSDRLYFEPLTLEDVLAICEEEKPVGVIVQFGGQTPLKLAVPLERAGVKLLGTTADAIDRAEDRGRFDELLTKLALKRPRSGIATGVDEAFAIADRIGYPVLVRPSYVLGGRAMMIAYSRAELESYIHLAVEAARDAGTQTILVDEFLKDAIEIDVDCVADGKRAVIGGVMQHIEEAGVHSGDSSSVLPPYSLSPEIVLSIEEQTRMLALELGVVGLMNVQFAVKGGEIYILEVNPRASRTVPFVAKATGRPLAKIAAKVMAGRSLDDLGVSDMEVPRHVAVKHSVFPFAKFPGVDTILGPEMRSTGEVMGVADTFARAFFKSMLAAGLDVRQLASDEALKRRAFISVKDDDKPVACIIARRLRAAGYEIVATNGTAAALQRARIPCAAVNKVAEGSPHIVDAIRAGTISLVVNTTLGAKEVRDSYSLRRQTLLKNIPYFTSIPAALAACNAIEAVRGEQKVRVRTLQEWGAA, from the coding sequence GTGCCGCGACGCCAAGACATCGAGAAGATCCTCGTCATCGGCGCCGGGCCGATCATCATCGGCCAGGCTTGCGAGTTCGACTATTCCGGGACGCAGGGCGCGAAGGCGCTGAAGGAAGAGGGCTACCAGGTCGTCCTCGTGAACTCGAACCCGGCGACGATCATGACCGATCCCGGCATGGCCGATCGCACCTACGTCGAGCCGCTCGAGTGGCGCACGCTCGAGGCGATCATCGAGCGCGAGAAGCCGAACGCGGTCCTCCCCACCCTCGGCGGGCAGACCGCGCTGAACCTCGCCCTCGCGCTCGAAGAGAAAGGCGTGCTGAAGAAGCACGGCGTCGAGATGCTCGGCGCGCGCCCCGAGTCGATCGCGAAGGCGGAGGACCGCGCGCTCTTCAAGGCCGCGATGGAGAAGATCGGGCTCACCTGCCCGAAGGCCGGCGTCGCGCACTCCGTCGAAGAGGCGTGGGCGATCGTGAAGGACACCGGGTTCCCCGCCATCCTGCGGCCCTCCTTCACGATGGGCGGCTCCGGCGGCGGCATCGCGAAGGACGACTCCGAGTTCGAGGCGAAGGTCGCCTGGGCGCTCGCGCAATCGCCGACGCGCGAGGTCCTCATCGAGGAGAGCGTCCTCGGCTGGAAGGAGTTCGAGCTCGAGGTCATCCGCGACAAGGCGGACAACTTCATCGTCGTCTGCTCGATCGAGAACATCGATCCGATGGGCGTCCACACCGGCGACTCGATCACGGTCGCGCCCGCGATGACGCTCACCGACAAGGAGTACCAGCGCCTCCGCGACGCGGCGCGCGCGGTCATGACCGAGATCGGGGTCGAGACGGGCGGCTCGAACGTGCAGTTCGCGGTGAACCCGGCCGACGGGAAGTTCCACGTCATCGAGATGAACCCGCGCGTCTCGCGCTCCTCCGCCCTCGCCTCGAAGGCGACCGGCTACCCGATCGCGAAGGTCGCGGCGAAGCTCGCGGTCGGGTACACGCTCGACGAGCTCGAGAACGACATCACGCGCACGAGCGCCGCGTTCGAGCCCGTCATCGACTACGTCGTCGTGAAGTGGCCGCGCTTCGCGTTCGAGAAGTTCCCCGGCGCGGACCCCACCCTCGGAACGCAGATGAAGAGCGTCGGCGAGGCGATGAGCATCGGCCGCACGTTCTGCGAGGCGCTCCAGAAGGCGGCGCGCTCGCTCGAGACCGCGCGCGACGGCCTCGTCTCCCTCGTCGGCCGCGTCGACTACCGCGTGCTCGCCCAGCCGCGGAAGCAGCGCGACCTCGCGATGGAGGCGGCCGAGATCGAGGCGCCGAAGACGCTCCCGCCGCCGTCGCAGGAGGAGCTCCTGAAGGCGCTCCGCACCGTCGTCCCGATCCCGACCGCGGACCGCCTCTTCTACGTCTTCGACGCGATGCGCGCCGGGATCGGGGCGAAGGAGATCCACGACCTCACGAAGATCGACCCCTGGTTCCTCGCGCAGTTCGAGCGCCTCGTCCGCGCGGAGAAGGCGATCGCGGCGGGCGAGCTCGGCCCCGCGCAGATGGCGCGCTACAAGCGGCTCGGCTTCTCCGACGCCCACGTCGCGAAGCTCGCGGGCAAGACCGCGGACGAGGTGCGCGCGTCGCGCAAGGAGACCAAGACCGCGCCGGTCTACGCCCGCGTCGACACCTGCGCGGCGGAGTTCGTCGCGCACACGCCTTATATGTATTCTACATATGAGTCGGAGAGCGAGGCGAAGGCGCACGAGGCGAAGAAGGAGAAGGTCGTCATCCTCGGCGGCGGGCCGAACCGGATCGGGCAGGGCATCGAGTTCGACTACTGCTGCGTCCACGCGGTGCAGGCGATCCGCGAGCTCGGGTACGAGACGGTGATGGTCAACTGCAACCCCGAGACGGTGTCGACCGACTACGACACGTCCGACCGCCTCTACTTCGAGCCGCTCACGCTCGAGGACGTCCTCGCGATCTGCGAGGAGGAGAAGCCGGTCGGCGTCATCGTGCAGTTCGGGGGGCAGACGCCGCTCAAGCTCGCGGTGCCGCTCGAGCGCGCGGGGGTGAAGCTCCTCGGCACCACCGCCGACGCGATCGATCGCGCGGAGGACCGCGGCCGCTTCGACGAGCTCCTCACCAAGCTCGCGCTGAAGCGCCCGCGCTCCGGGATCGCGACCGGCGTCGACGAGGCCTTCGCGATCGCCGATCGGATCGGCTACCCGGTCCTCGTCCGTCCGAGCTACGTCCTCGGCGGCCGCGCGATGATGATCGCGTACTCGCGCGCCGAGCTCGAGAGCTACATCCACCTCGCGGTCGAGGCCGCGCGCGACGCGGGCACGCAGACGATCCTCGTCGACGAGTTCCTGAAGGACGCGATCGAGATCGACGTCGACTGCGTCGCGGACGGCAAGCGCGCCGTCATCGGCGGCGTCATGCAGCACATCGAGGAGGCGGGGGTGCACTCCGGCGACTCCTCCTCCGTCCTCCCGCCGTACTCGCTCTCGCCCGAGATCGTCCTCAGCATCGAGGAGCAGACGCGCATGCTCGCGCTCGAGCTCGGCGTCGTCGGCCTCATGAACGTGCAGTTCGCGGTGAAGGGCGGGGAGATTTACATCCTCGAGGTCAACCCGCGCGCCTCCCGCACGGTGCCGTTCGTGGCGAAGGCGACCGGCCGGCCGCTCGCGAAGATCGCGGCGAAGGTGATGGCGGGCCGCTCGCTCGACGACCTCGGCGTCAGCGACATGGAGGTCCCGCGCCACGTCGCGGTGAAGCACTCGGTCTTCCCGTTCGCGAAGTTCCCGGGCGTGGACACGATCCTCGGCCCCGAGATGCGCTCGACCGGCGAGGTGATGGGCGTCGCCGACACCTTCGCGCGCGCCTTCTTCAAGAGCATGCTCGCCGCGGGCCTCGACGTGCGCCAGCTCGCGAGCGACGAGGCGCTGAAGCGCCGCGCCTTCATCAGCGTGAAGGACGACGACAAGCCCGTCGCGTGCATCATCGCGCGCCGGCTCCGCGCCGCGGGCTACGAGATCGTCGCGACGAACGGCACCGCCGCCGCGCTCCAGCGCGCCCGCATTCCGTGCGCCGCCGTCAACAAGGTCGCGGAGGGCTCGCCGCACATCGTCGACGCCATTCGCGCGGGCACGATCAGCCTCGTGGTGAACACCACGCTCGGGGCGAAGGAGGTGCGGGACAGCTACTCGCTCCGCCGCCAGACGCTGCTCAAGAACATCCCCTACTTCACGTCGATCCCGGCGGCGCTCGCGGCCTGCAACGCGATCGAGGCGGTCCGCGGCGAACAGAAGGTGCGCGTGCGCACATTGCAAGAGTGGGGAGCGGCATAA
- a CDS encoding TetR/AcrR family transcriptional regulator: MGNDTHQIFVTAALELMEEHGMETPTIRAVCTRAGFARATFYEYFKDRETLTAAVVDRLVSDIVRALVDVDRPGDLAAVVQNFAMAIAGNHRLLSGTKHWRLRHTLAACENSELVQTGYVRMLEDARHKLKEHVVAGQRERRIRDDIAADTIAGMLLGLAYGAIALISLGYPVNQSEAAEGLMKLLSAPQASQPNA, encoded by the coding sequence ATGGGGAACGACACGCACCAGATCTTCGTGACCGCCGCGCTCGAGCTGATGGAGGAGCACGGCATGGAGACACCAACGATACGGGCGGTGTGCACGCGAGCCGGCTTCGCGCGTGCGACGTTCTACGAGTACTTCAAGGATCGCGAGACGTTGACCGCGGCAGTCGTGGATCGACTGGTGAGCGACATCGTGCGCGCATTGGTCGACGTCGACCGCCCCGGCGATCTCGCCGCGGTCGTCCAGAACTTCGCGATGGCGATTGCCGGCAACCACCGCCTGTTGAGCGGAACGAAACATTGGCGCCTACGTCACACGCTCGCCGCGTGCGAGAACAGCGAGCTCGTGCAGACCGGCTACGTTCGCATGCTCGAGGACGCGCGGCACAAGCTGAAAGAGCATGTGGTCGCAGGACAACGCGAACGACGCATTCGCGACGACATCGCCGCCGACACCATCGCCGGCATGCTGCTCGGCCTCGCGTACGGAGCCATTGCGCTCATCAGTCTCGGCTACCCCGTGAATCAATCCGAGGCAGCCGAGGGCCTCATGAAGCTCCTCTCCGCCCCCCAAGCGAGCCAACCAAACGCGTGA
- a CDS encoding DEAD/DEAH box helicase, with protein sequence MRSVDLLTPKPFDAAARCTIALSPHGVVHLAPANGASGELDGAIDGVVAARIERAFAGGPADGLFHLGAVEVDTALSPPFAFFRELARDFVTALAAEPDLDEGERAATIELTPKRERLEELARRAPPMRGAEYVSAELLESLWLDTQTAFRRDVARWGGSVAAYLQSKNPLWNLVGRVYFHLAENKNSTETPFAFLATYTTRVSADAKPQHRPLGRAVEESAGARDKKALLALLLPVQRASEKSALVRAMVEAGEIYHPLAWTAAEAHAFLREVPALEESGVVVRVPNWWSARRPPRVEVRVTLGTKKPPVLGADALLDFSANAALGDERLTAAELRAILKGTSGLRLVKGRWVEIDRERLQAVLDHWKQAEKSARDGLSFLEGMRLLAGAGAGAGAGADPDRSDDGRAEWSRIEAGPWLASVLDGLRSPEALAAAEPGALLHAELRPYQRTGLKWLFWLQSLGLGGCLADDMGLGKTIQVLALLLLLAKEAKEKKRPPSLLVVPASLVGNWVAEAARFAPSLALRVWHPSVMTALELADGAAVPVDRGGVELTTYGTLQRSPWMREREWDLVVLDEAQAIKNPGAKQTRAVKALRSRARLALTGTPVENSLGDLWSLFDFLSPGLLGDAKDFGRLTKELAKREQSYAPLRDLVRPYILRRLKSDKRVISDLPDKTELQTFCHLTKMQAALYAEAVDALGKKLERVDGIERRGAILAALTSFKQICNHPSHWLGDGAFDPAASGKLVRLRELCEPLAARQDKVLVFTQFREMTAPLARFLAQVFGREGLVLHGGTPVKDRKKLVDAFQSELGPPFFVLSLKAGGTGLNLTAASHVVHFDRWWNPAVEDQATDRAYRIGQKKNVLVHKLVCRGTVEERIDALVASKRTLSTEVLAGGNEVLLTEMSNEALMRIVSLDLAKATAEA encoded by the coding sequence ATGAGGAGCGTCGATCTGCTCACGCCGAAGCCGTTCGACGCGGCGGCTCGCTGCACGATCGCGCTGTCGCCGCACGGCGTGGTCCATCTCGCGCCGGCGAACGGCGCAAGTGGCGAGCTCGACGGAGCCATCGACGGCGTGGTCGCCGCGCGTATCGAGCGTGCGTTCGCCGGCGGGCCGGCGGACGGTCTCTTCCACCTCGGGGCGGTCGAGGTGGACACCGCGCTGTCGCCGCCGTTTGCCTTTTTTCGCGAGCTCGCGCGCGACTTCGTGACCGCGCTCGCCGCGGAGCCCGACCTCGACGAGGGCGAACGCGCCGCGACGATCGAGCTAACGCCGAAGCGTGAGCGGCTCGAGGAGCTCGCGCGCCGCGCGCCGCCGATGCGCGGGGCGGAGTACGTGAGCGCGGAGCTCCTCGAGTCCTTGTGGCTCGATACGCAGACGGCGTTCCGCCGCGACGTCGCGCGATGGGGCGGGAGCGTCGCGGCGTACCTGCAGAGCAAGAACCCGCTCTGGAACCTCGTCGGGCGCGTCTACTTCCACCTCGCCGAGAACAAGAACAGCACGGAGACGCCCTTCGCGTTCCTCGCCACGTACACGACGCGTGTGTCGGCCGACGCGAAGCCGCAGCATCGGCCGCTCGGCCGCGCGGTGGAGGAGTCGGCCGGAGCGCGGGACAAGAAGGCGCTCCTCGCGCTCCTCCTCCCCGTCCAGCGCGCGAGCGAGAAGAGCGCGCTCGTCCGCGCGATGGTCGAGGCGGGCGAGATCTACCATCCTCTCGCGTGGACCGCGGCGGAGGCGCACGCCTTCCTCCGCGAGGTGCCCGCGCTCGAGGAGAGCGGCGTCGTCGTGCGCGTCCCGAACTGGTGGAGCGCGCGGCGGCCTCCCCGCGTCGAGGTCCGCGTCACGCTTGGTACGAAGAAGCCGCCCGTCCTCGGCGCCGACGCGCTCCTCGATTTCTCGGCGAACGCGGCGCTCGGCGACGAGCGGCTCACCGCCGCCGAGCTCCGCGCGATCCTGAAGGGAACGAGCGGCCTCCGGCTCGTCAAGGGCCGCTGGGTGGAGATCGATCGCGAGCGGCTTCAGGCCGTGCTCGATCACTGGAAGCAAGCGGAGAAGAGCGCGCGCGACGGGCTCTCCTTCCTCGAAGGGATGCGACTCCTCGCGGGCGCGGGCGCGGGCGCGGGCGCAGGCGCGGACCCCGATCGAAGCGACGACGGGAGGGCAGAGTGGTCGCGGATCGAGGCCGGCCCGTGGCTCGCCTCCGTCCTCGACGGCTTGCGCTCGCCGGAGGCGCTCGCGGCGGCCGAGCCCGGAGCGCTCCTCCACGCCGAGCTCCGTCCCTATCAACGCACCGGCTTGAAGTGGCTCTTCTGGCTTCAGTCGCTCGGCCTCGGCGGCTGCCTCGCCGACGACATGGGGCTCGGCAAGACGATCCAGGTGCTCGCCCTCCTCCTCTTGCTCGCGAAGGAAGCGAAGGAGAAGAAGCGGCCGCCGAGCCTCCTCGTCGTGCCGGCCTCGCTCGTGGGCAACTGGGTCGCGGAGGCCGCGCGCTTCGCGCCGAGCCTCGCCCTCCGCGTGTGGCACCCGTCGGTCATGACCGCGCTCGAGCTCGCCGACGGCGCGGCGGTGCCGGTCGATCGCGGCGGCGTGGAGCTCACGACGTACGGGACGCTCCAGCGGTCGCCGTGGATGCGCGAGCGCGAGTGGGACCTCGTCGTCCTCGACGAGGCGCAGGCGATCAAGAACCCGGGGGCGAAGCAGACGCGCGCGGTCAAGGCGCTCCGCTCGCGCGCGCGCCTCGCGCTCACGGGGACACCCGTCGAGAACAGCCTCGGCGACCTCTGGTCGCTCTTCGATTTCCTCTCGCCGGGGCTCCTCGGCGACGCGAAGGATTTTGGCCGCTTGACGAAGGAGCTCGCGAAGCGTGAGCAGTCTTATGCGCCGTTGCGAGACCTCGTGCGCCCGTACATCCTTCGCCGCTTGAAGTCGGACAAGCGCGTCATCTCCGATCTCCCGGACAAGACCGAGCTCCAGACGTTCTGTCACCTGACGAAGATGCAGGCGGCGCTCTACGCCGAGGCCGTCGACGCGCTCGGGAAGAAGCTCGAACGGGTGGACGGCATCGAGCGGCGCGGTGCCATCCTCGCTGCGCTCACGAGCTTCAAGCAGATCTGCAATCATCCTTCGCACTGGCTCGGCGACGGCGCGTTCGATCCTGCCGCGAGCGGAAAGCTCGTGCGCCTCCGCGAGCTGTGCGAGCCGCTCGCGGCGAGGCAGGACAAGGTCCTCGTCTTCACGCAGTTCCGCGAGATGACGGCGCCGCTCGCGCGCTTCCTCGCCCAGGTCTTCGGCCGAGAGGGCCTCGTCCTTCACGGCGGGACGCCGGTGAAGGACCGGAAGAAGCTCGTCGACGCGTTCCAGTCGGAGCTCGGCCCGCCGTTCTTCGTCCTCTCGCTCAAGGCCGGCGGCACGGGCCTGAACCTCACCGCCGCTTCGCACGTCGTTCATTTCGATCGATGGTGGAACCCAGCCGTGGAGGACCAGGCCACCGATCGCGCGTACCGGATCGGGCAGAAGAAGAACGTCCTCGTTCACAAGCTCGTGTGCCGGGGTACGGTCGAGGAGCGGATCGACGCGCTCGTGGCGTCGAAGCGGACGCTCTCGACGGAGGTGCTCGCGGGCGGGAACGAGGTCCTCTTGACCGAGATGTCGAACGAGGCGCTGATGCGCATCGTCTCGCTCGACCTCGCGAAGGCGACCGCAGAGGCATAG
- a CDS encoding SWIM zinc finger family protein has product MARGWYGSSWRPYVPVAKRRVEANKEIAHLRKQGRVVTPIAIEGTKIAATFWGKAWCTNLESYSDYESRLPRGRSYVRNGSVLHLEVLEGKVEAIVRGSDTYTVTIAIKTLPKARWRSVVERCSGQVGSLVELLRGKMPREVMEAVCCRERGLFPSPQEIRLTCSCPDWATMCKHVAAVMYGVGARLDVQPDLLFRLRAVDPSELLSTAAVARAAAAPSAQGRTLDATSLGDVFGIDMDEGGTELATRSAGGRRRRKVVASPVAAEPAEPTLPRTMTARITLAELANAGVTMGELADLVRVGTLAPAATEGTYRTTPDQRATLIGAPRRRARRKTSAG; this is encoded by the coding sequence ATGGCACGAGGTTGGTACGGATCGAGCTGGCGTCCTTACGTCCCCGTCGCCAAGCGTCGCGTGGAAGCGAACAAGGAGATCGCGCACCTTCGCAAGCAGGGCCGCGTCGTCACGCCGATCGCGATCGAGGGTACCAAGATCGCCGCGACGTTCTGGGGCAAGGCCTGGTGCACGAACCTCGAGTCGTACAGCGACTACGAGAGTCGCCTGCCGCGCGGCCGCAGCTACGTCCGCAACGGCTCCGTCCTCCACCTCGAGGTCCTCGAAGGTAAGGTCGAGGCGATCGTCCGCGGGAGCGACACGTACACCGTGACGATCGCGATCAAGACGCTCCCGAAGGCGCGCTGGAGGTCCGTCGTCGAGCGCTGCTCGGGGCAGGTGGGGTCCCTCGTCGAGCTCCTTCGCGGAAAGATGCCACGCGAGGTGATGGAGGCGGTGTGCTGCCGCGAGCGCGGTCTCTTCCCGAGCCCGCAGGAGATCCGCCTTACGTGCTCGTGCCCCGACTGGGCCACGATGTGCAAGCACGTCGCCGCCGTGATGTACGGCGTCGGCGCCCGCCTCGACGTGCAGCCGGATCTCCTCTTTCGTCTTCGCGCGGTGGATCCCTCCGAGCTCCTCTCGACCGCCGCCGTCGCGCGCGCCGCGGCGGCGCCGAGCGCGCAGGGACGCACGCTCGACGCCACGAGCCTGGGCGACGTCTTCGGCATCGACATGGACGAAGGCGGGACCGAGCTCGCAACGAGGAGCGCAGGCGGACGCCGGCGTCGAAAGGTCGTCGCGAGTCCCGTCGCCGCGGAGCCGGCGGAGCCGACGCTGCCGCGCACGATGACCGCGCGGATCACGCTCGCCGAGCTCGCGAACGCGGGCGTGACGATGGGCGAGCTCGCCGACCTCGTGCGAGTCGGAACGCTCGCGCCGGCAGCGACGGAGGGCACGTACCGTACGACTCCGGACCAGCGAGCGACGCTCATCGGTGCCCCGCGCCGCCGCGCCCGCCGGAAAACGAGCGCCGGGTAA
- a CDS encoding nucleotidyl transferase AbiEii/AbiGii toxin family protein, translating into MAIFHGGTSLALIRGSPRFSEDLDFMVDERATSRLGATMQKLRAKLDLAMSLHYPDGVVALKGPRGKEVVTWQVVWSHPARRNTVMVKVEFFVTRAGALEAYRATHELPSTKGVVAVTTPIPVPELVSAWADKIKAVATRGELKWRDAYDLWWIARRLGGQEDLSDQDRLEALEVSAGLYGKTLEDVGRGLGAVVASGALTDVSSFEADMSRWFPPSLFSRYREAGLFGEALASATREIERARALIVAGTA; encoded by the coding sequence ATGGCCATCTTTCACGGTGGGACGTCGCTGGCGTTGATTCGCGGCTCGCCTCGCTTCAGCGAGGACCTCGACTTCATGGTGGACGAGCGCGCCACCTCACGTCTCGGCGCGACGATGCAGAAGCTACGAGCCAAGCTCGATCTGGCGATGAGCCTTCACTACCCCGACGGGGTCGTCGCGCTCAAAGGCCCGCGTGGGAAGGAGGTCGTGACCTGGCAAGTCGTGTGGAGCCATCCGGCTCGTCGCAACACCGTCATGGTCAAGGTCGAGTTCTTCGTCACGCGCGCCGGAGCGCTCGAAGCATATCGCGCCACGCACGAGCTCCCGAGCACGAAGGGGGTCGTGGCGGTCACGACGCCGATCCCGGTGCCCGAGCTCGTGTCCGCGTGGGCCGACAAGATCAAGGCGGTCGCGACGAGGGGCGAGCTCAAATGGCGTGATGCCTATGACTTGTGGTGGATCGCTCGCCGTTTGGGGGGGCAAGAGGACCTCTCCGATCAGGATCGACTCGAAGCTCTCGAGGTAAGCGCGGGGCTCTACGGCAAGACGCTCGAAGACGTCGGCCGAGGGCTCGGAGCGGTCGTCGCGAGCGGTGCGTTGACGGACGTGAGCTCGTTCGAAGCGGACATGAGCCGTTGGTTTCCGCCGTCGCTCTTCTCTCGATACCGAGAGGCCGGACTGTTCGGCGAAGCGCTGGCGAGCGCGACGCGCGAGATCGAGCGCGCCCGAGCCCTGATCGTTGCGGGGACGGCGTGA
- a CDS encoding protein kinase, translated as MSGREGLEDAVRARVGTTLCGGKYRVEHVLGIGGMAAVYAGVHRNGHRVAMKLLHPALTMRSDIRKRFLREGQAANAVNHPGAVAVIDDDVAEDGAAFIVMERLDGESVESLWARLGQRLPIGFVLALARELCGVLAAAHRAGIIHRDLKPENLFLTSDGRLKVLDFGLAQLRDATRPKETHTGMVFGTPAFMPPEQASGRTSQVDARSDLWAVGATMFTLLSGAMVHEGETAQHFVMLSAMEQARSLATVLPHAHPELVALVDRALSRKKDARWPDADAMRDAICATSHALLGDREPKLSTPEALANDVLAARERAHARAATADASADETTRKRTAARDQVGEDTEIGIPRIAAIGADTDADEDEDEDATRIDRDLDLDLAPTPVPAPAGTDSSAPPTEPRRVATRLPEAAVSNAPPTPHPRADELDEPETQVREYPELPTTPRAPLAPPRAKPAFDETVQLKTQLHAFRSLESGPRQAAPPVSPSTPRLRRPAPSAPALPRIPMDRPSHPGHHAPHARSEGRTAYTLRKSATSYLPYLPYVIAAALLALTPIGYCVGQNIRATQRPATSPAVSVAPPVSNASATIPSIKPAPEPDASATVERSAPSASSPLPVAAPPTSGPAIPKTRLDCTSPFFVDAQGVKRPRLECFDPPASNPYIPESRF; from the coding sequence GTGAGCGGGAGGGAGGGGCTCGAGGACGCGGTCCGCGCTCGCGTCGGGACGACGCTGTGCGGCGGGAAGTATCGTGTCGAGCACGTCCTCGGGATCGGCGGAATGGCGGCGGTCTATGCAGGCGTGCATCGGAACGGCCATCGCGTAGCGATGAAGCTGCTCCATCCCGCGCTCACGATGCGGAGCGACATCCGCAAGCGCTTCCTCCGCGAGGGGCAGGCCGCGAACGCGGTGAACCACCCGGGCGCGGTGGCGGTGATCGACGACGACGTCGCCGAGGACGGCGCGGCCTTCATCGTGATGGAGCGACTCGACGGTGAGTCGGTCGAGAGCCTGTGGGCGCGGCTCGGGCAGCGCCTGCCGATCGGCTTCGTGCTCGCCCTCGCGCGCGAGCTCTGCGGCGTGCTCGCCGCGGCGCACCGTGCCGGGATCATCCATCGCGATCTCAAGCCGGAGAACCTCTTCCTCACGAGCGACGGAAGGCTGAAGGTGCTGGACTTCGGGCTCGCGCAGCTGCGCGACGCGACGCGGCCGAAGGAGACGCACACCGGGATGGTGTTCGGCACGCCGGCGTTCATGCCGCCGGAGCAGGCGAGCGGGCGCACGAGCCAGGTCGACGCGCGGAGCGACCTGTGGGCCGTCGGCGCGACGATGTTCACGCTCCTCTCCGGGGCGATGGTGCACGAGGGCGAGACGGCGCAGCACTTCGTGATGCTCTCGGCGATGGAGCAGGCGCGCTCGCTCGCGACGGTCCTCCCGCACGCGCACCCGGAGCTGGTCGCGCTCGTCGATCGCGCCCTGAGCCGAAAAAAGGACGCCCGCTGGCCCGACGCCGACGCGATGCGCGACGCGATCTGCGCGACGAGCCACGCGCTCCTCGGAGACCGAGAGCCCAAGCTCTCGACACCGGAGGCGCTCGCAAACGACGTCCTCGCGGCACGAGAGCGGGCGCACGCGCGCGCGGCAACAGCGGACGCCTCCGCAGACGAGACCACGCGGAAGCGCACGGCAGCGCGCGATCAGGTGGGCGAGGACACCGAGATCGGGATCCCGCGCATCGCTGCGATCGGCGCGGACACGGACGCCGACGAGGACGAAGACGAAGACGCCACGCGCATCGATCGCGACCTCGACCTCGACCTGGCCCCGACGCCCGTTCCCGCGCCCGCCGGCACCGACAGCTCTGCGCCGCCGACGGAGCCGCGACGCGTGGCCACCCGACTCCCGGAGGCCGCGGTCTCGAACGCGCCGCCCACGCCTCATCCGCGCGCCGACGAGCTCGACGAGCCCGAGACGCAGGTGCGGGAGTACCCCGAGCTCCCGACCACTCCGCGCGCGCCGCTCGCTCCTCCGCGCGCGAAGCCCGCGTTCGACGAGACGGTCCAGCTCAAGACGCAGCTCCACGCGTTCCGCTCACTCGAGAGCGGACCTCGTCAGGCCGCGCCGCCGGTATCGCCTTCGACCCCACGGTTACGCCGTCCCGCACCGAGCGCGCCGGCGCTTCCGCGGATACCGATGGACCGCCCAAGCCACCCGGGACATCACGCCCCGCACGCGCGGAGCGAAGGGCGAACGGCATATACGCTTCGAAAGAGCGCGACATCCTATTTGCCCTATTTGCCATACGTCATCGCCGCCGCCCTCTTGGCGCTCACGCCCATCGGCTATTGCGTTGGCCAAAACATCCGCGCAACGCAACGCCCTGCCACGTCGCCGGCCGTGTCCGTCGCTCCGCCTGTCAGCAACGCGAGCGCCACGATCCCATCCATCAAACCAGCTCCCGAGCCCGACGCGTCGGCGACCGTGGAACGTAGTGCGCCGTCAGCATCGTCGCCATTGCCCGTCGCTGCGCCGCCGACGAGCGGTCCGGCGATCCCGAAGACCAGGCTGGATTGCACGTCACCTTTCTTCGTGGATGCGCAGGGAGTGAAACGCCCCAGGTTGGAGTGCTTCGATCCGCCCGCGAGCAACCCCTACATCCCCGAGTCCCGGTTCTAG
- a CDS encoding helix-turn-helix transcriptional regulator, protein MCRDLGQRLIELRRQRGLTQDALAELTGIDTRDLRRIEAGANTTVHTLVGLAVALDVPIIELFRPPTTVTKRAPGRPTKRTAPEPPVMRFTRATRRPEVTGYVVERDVDGRPPKRPKKKPSSQRE, encoded by the coding sequence GTGTGTCGAGACCTCGGTCAGCGCCTCATCGAGCTACGACGGCAGCGTGGCCTGACCCAAGACGCCCTCGCCGAGCTGACCGGTATCGACACGCGCGATCTTCGCCGCATCGAGGCCGGCGCGAACACGACGGTCCATACGCTCGTCGGGCTCGCGGTCGCGCTCGACGTCCCGATCATTGAGCTGTTCCGCCCGCCCACGACCGTGACGAAACGAGCGCCGGGACGCCCGACGAAGAGGACGGCGCCGGAGCCGCCCGTCATGCGCTTCACGCGCGCGACCCGACGTCCGGAGGTGACGGGCTACGTGGTCGAGCGCGACGTCGACGGCAGGCCTCCGAAGCGGCCGAAGAAGAAGCCGTCGAGTCAGCGCGAGTAG